In Dryobates pubescens isolate bDryPub1 chromosome 19, bDryPub1.pri, whole genome shotgun sequence, the following are encoded in one genomic region:
- the CCNE1 gene encoding G1/S-specific cyclin-E1 yields the protein MRRESDCVEEKAPAKGEHTECGMRARKRKADVATFLQDPDEEVAKIEMTRKKQYENQPSWNNVHKNAHMLIPTPDKDDDPVGVDYSHFAHLSVVPPRASPLPVLGWANREDVWKNMINKEETYVRDKLYMQRHPLLQPKMRTILLDWLMEVCEVYKLHRETFYLAQDFFDRFMATQQNVVKTLLQLIGISSLFIAAKLEEIYPPKLHQFAYVTDGACTEDEILSMELIIMKALNWNLNPLTVVSWLNIYMQVAYLNELYEVLLPQYPQQIFVQIAELLDLCVLDIGCLEYTYGVLAASALYHFSSSELMQKVSGYEWCEIEECVKWMVPFAMALREVGSSKLKHFRGIAPEDLHNIQTHITSLDLLDKAQAKKAMLAEQNRTSPFPTGVLTPPQSSKKQSSGLKPI from the exons ATGCGCCGGGAGAG TGACTGcgtggaggagaaggctcccgcCAAGGGGGAGCATACTGAGTGCGGTATGCGAGCCCGCAAGAGGAAAGCCGATGTGGCCACG TTCTTACAGGATCCTGATGAAGAAGTTGCCAAGATTGAGATGACTAGAAAAAAGCAATATGAAAACCAG CCATCCTGGAATAACGTTCACAAGAATGCCCACATGCTGATTCCTACTCCAGATAAAGACGATGATCCAGTTGGTGTTGATTACTCTCACTTTGCGCATCTAAGTGTTGTTCCACCTAGAGCTTCACCGTTACCAGTTCTAGG CTGGGCCAACAGAGAGGACGTATGGAAGAACATGATAAACAAGGAAGAGACATATGTAAGAGACAAACTTTATATGCAAAGGCATCCTCTTCTGCAACCTAAAATGAGAACAATCCTTCTAGACTGGCTAATGGAG GTCTGCGAAGTCTACAAGCTTCATAGAGAAACTTTTTATTTAGCCCAAGATTTCTTTGATCGATTTATGGCAACACAACAAAATGTTGTAAAAACATTATTGCAGCTTATTGGTATCTCTTCTTTATTCATAGCAGCAAAGCTTGAG GAAATTTATCCACCAAAGTTGCATCAGTTTGCTTATGTTACAGATGGAGCTTGTACAGAAGATGAAATTCTCAGTATGGAACTGATTATTATGAAG GCTCTTAACTGGAACTTAAATCCACTGACAGTTGTATCATGGTTAAATATTTACATGCAAGTTGCATATTTAAATGAGCTTTATGAGGTATTGCTGCCACAATATCCACAGCAAATATTTGTACAAATAGCAGAG CTCTTGGATCTGTGTGTGCTGGATATTGGATGCTTGGAGTACACATATGGAGTACTTGCAGCTTCTGCTTTGTATCACTTCTCCTCATCTGAGCTGATGCAAAAAGTTTCAG GCTACGAGTGGTGTGAGATAGAGGAATGTGTCAAGTGGATGGTTCCTTTTGCAATGGCTTTAAGGGAAGTGGGAAGCTCCAAACTCAAACACTTTAGAGGTATTGCTCCTGAAGACTTGCACAACATACAGACGCACATAACCAGCTTGGATTTGCTG GACAAAGCTCAAGCGAAAAAAGCCATGTTGGCTGAGCAAAACAGGACTTCACCTTTTCCCACTGGTGTCCTTACACCACCACAAAGTAGTAAGAAACAGTCTTCTGGACTGAAGCCAATATGA